TGAGTTATATATCAATTCGCATCATCGCAGTATCAAGGTGGTAGATGCCATATATCTTGTCAGAAAGAAGATAGAGGGGGTTTCTTCCGATGAGATAAATGCAACTCTTGAGTATCTTATCTCCGGGAAAGATATTAAAAAATTGCATTTCACAGACAAGAACGGTAAATTCCAGGCTGTGACATTTCCTTGATCAGTTTTATGGTCAACTTTGAGATTGGAAGGTTTATTCGGTAAAGGTGAATAAGATAAATATTTTTAGAGACAGGTTTTTTTTAGCGCATCTTGTAGTCCTTAATTTTATATTGCTTATGTTTGCAGGGGTCTCTGATGCCGCGTTAAATACTGCCATTGAAGGCAACACTATTGCTGCTACAGAAAGCCGGGATGCCGGGATACAATTTGATATCGGGCTGAGCTATGCCAGGATAGGAAAGTATAGTGAAGCAGTAGAAGCTTACAAGGAGGCGGTCAGGCTTAAACCTGATTTTGCTGAGGCCTATTTTAATCTCGGCATTAACTACAGTAACCTGGAGTTGTACAGGGAGGCGGTCGATGCTTATAAAGAGGCGATTAAGCTCAAGCCCGATTTTGTAGAAGCATATATCAATCTTGGCTGGAACTACGGAACACTTGGTATGCATAAGAATGCTGTGTCAGCTTATGAAAAGGTACTGCAATTAAGCCCTGATAATGTTGAAATTTATTATGACCTCGGCTTTAACTATGCCAGGCTGATGAGATTTGAAGAAGCGGTTGAGGCTTATGAGAAGTTTATAAATTTCAGGCCTGATAATGCCGAGGCATATTATAATCTTGGGATCGCTTATATAGCCCTGCATGACAATGGCTCTGCTAATGAGATATATGAAAAGCTTAAGTTGTTAGATGGCCATGCGGCTCAGGAGCTTTGGGATCTGATAAAGAAATAATGGCATGAGAGTCCCTTTAGTTAAAGAGCATGGCGCATGGTTTGTTTTTATATTTTCCTGCGCTGCAGGAATTCTGGCCGGCCAGTCGATCAGTTGGGATGAAACATTATTTAATATAATTCTTACCTCAGCAGGGATTGCTCTGCTTATTAACTCCAAGGCTTCACTTGCTCCTCTTGTCAAAGGCAGGCGTATGGACAAAACTGCTCTGGCATGGACGGTCTTATTTTTTACTT
The DNA window shown above is from Thermodesulfovibrionia bacterium and carries:
- a CDS encoding tetratricopeptide repeat protein, producing the protein MNKINIFRDRFFLAHLVVLNFILLMFAGVSDAALNTAIEGNTIAATESRDAGIQFDIGLSYARIGKYSEAVEAYKEAVRLKPDFAEAYFNLGINYSNLELYREAVDAYKEAIKLKPDFVEAYINLGWNYGTLGMHKNAVSAYEKVLQLSPDNVEIYYDLGFNYARLMRFEEAVEAYEKFINFRPDNAEAYYNLGIAYIALHDNGSANEIYEKLKLLDGHAAQELWDLIKK